One genomic window of Polaromonas sp. SP1 includes the following:
- a CDS encoding tripartite tricarboxylate transporter substrate binding protein: protein MQRRTLIHTAIAAAAGGLSALSALAQGAWPTGKAITYVVPFPPGGNTDTLARLISQPLSVALGTPIVIDNKGGAGGSVGSAIASRAPADGYTLLGGTISSHSINVSLYSTPIGYDPVKSFAPVAMLGVSPLLLVVPAASPLRTLDDVLKAARAKNGGLSSGSPGIGTSPHMALELLASQSGVKFTHAPYKGSGPAVQDLVGGQLDMMFDTSLIVGPHIQSGKLRPIAVTGSQRVPAYPNVPTIAESGQKGFDMVSWQAMFVPANTPQPVVDRLHAEVMKVLALPDVQAKLKVFGMEPSSMTPAQLLAYQKTEVEKWAKVIKAANIKAE from the coding sequence ATGCAACGCCGAACCCTGATTCACACTGCCATCGCCGCAGCCGCCGGCGGCCTGTCGGCCCTCTCTGCGTTGGCGCAAGGCGCCTGGCCCACCGGCAAGGCCATCACCTACGTGGTGCCGTTCCCGCCCGGCGGCAACACCGACACGCTGGCCCGCCTGATCTCGCAGCCGCTGTCCGTCGCGCTGGGCACGCCCATCGTCATCGACAACAAGGGCGGCGCCGGCGGCAGCGTGGGTTCGGCCATCGCGTCGCGCGCGCCGGCCGACGGCTACACGCTGCTGGGCGGCACGATCAGCTCCCACTCGATCAACGTCAGCCTCTACAGCACGCCCATCGGCTACGACCCGGTGAAGTCCTTCGCGCCCGTCGCCATGCTGGGCGTGAGCCCGCTGCTGCTGGTGGTGCCGGCCGCCAGCCCGCTGCGCACCCTGGACGATGTGCTCAAGGCCGCCCGCGCCAAGAACGGCGGCCTGAGCTCGGGCTCGCCGGGCATCGGCACCTCGCCGCACATGGCGCTGGAGCTGCTGGCCAGCCAGTCGGGCGTCAAGTTCACCCATGCGCCGTACAAGGGTTCGGGCCCGGCCGTGCAGGACCTGGTCGGCGGCCAGCTCGACATGATGTTCGACACCAGCCTGATCGTCGGCCCCCACATCCAGAGCGGCAAGCTGCGCCCGATTGCCGTGACCGGCAGCCAGCGCGTGCCCGCCTACCCGAATGTGCCGACCATCGCCGAGAGCGGCCAGAAGGGCTTCGACATGGTGTCCTGGCAGGCCATGTTCGTGCCCGCGAACACGCCGCAACCCGTGGTCGACCGCCTGCACGCCGAAGTGATGAAGGTGCTGGCCCTGCCCGATGTGCAGGCCAAACTCAAGGTGTTCGGCATGGAGCCCTCCAGCATGACG